The following proteins are encoded in a genomic region of Aliiroseovarius sp. F47248L:
- a CDS encoding lytic murein transglycosylase, translating to MHTGTFTRRQAAGLFVAASMMPKAVMANAGFEAWRADFRARAVAAGVPSDALNMLDEARFLPKVVALDNTPAETTKSLGDYIASAVSPQRIKAGQVVMARYPTLLGRIEQKYGVAREVIVAIWGMESSFGAVRGSVPVLSTLASLAYEGRRRALFENELMAALQILALGDTTPAQLTGSYAGAMGHTQFMPTSFLRYAVDFNRDGQRNIWADDPTDALASTAAFLRAKGWRQGQPWAYEVQLPKGFNLAHTGRVYARRLRDWAQIGVMHASGKKLSGPDAGALILPAGPTGPVFMVFDNFHVLKSYNYADSYAIGVGHLSDRLAGGAPIAAKFPGNPWGMTTAERQELQKRLNALGFKAGRPDGVIGEMGRAAIRSYETARGVPVTGVPSRDLLVALR from the coding sequence ATGCACACAGGAACGTTTACTCGGCGGCAGGCTGCGGGGCTGTTTGTAGCTGCCAGCATGATGCCCAAGGCGGTGATGGCCAATGCAGGGTTTGAAGCATGGCGCGCCGATTTTCGCGCGCGCGCAGTCGCGGCTGGTGTGCCCTCAGATGCTTTGAATATGTTGGACGAGGCGCGGTTCCTTCCCAAGGTCGTCGCCTTGGACAATACGCCTGCAGAAACAACAAAATCGCTTGGTGACTATATAGCATCAGCAGTGTCGCCTCAGCGAATCAAGGCCGGGCAGGTCGTGATGGCGCGTTATCCGACGTTGCTAGGGCGAATCGAACAAAAATATGGTGTGGCACGAGAAGTGATCGTTGCCATTTGGGGGATGGAAAGCAGTTTTGGCGCGGTGCGCGGTTCGGTTCCGGTTTTGTCAACTCTGGCATCACTGGCGTATGAAGGCCGTCGCCGCGCATTGTTCGAAAACGAGCTTATGGCCGCTTTGCAGATCCTTGCGTTAGGCGACACCACGCCCGCGCAACTAACCGGATCTTATGCAGGGGCGATGGGCCATACACAGTTCATGCCAACTTCATTTCTACGTTATGCGGTTGATTTCAACCGTGATGGGCAGCGCAATATCTGGGCTGATGATCCGACTGATGCGCTGGCTTCGACTGCCGCTTTCCTCCGGGCTAAAGGGTGGCGCCAAGGCCAGCCCTGGGCCTATGAAGTACAGTTACCAAAAGGCTTTAATCTAGCCCACACCGGCAGGGTGTATGCGCGGCGGCTACGGGATTGGGCGCAGATTGGTGTGATGCACGCGTCGGGCAAGAAACTTAGCGGGCCAGACGCAGGGGCGCTGATCCTGCCTGCAGGCCCCACTGGGCCGGTGTTCATGGTGTTTGACAATTTTCATGTGTTAAAATCGTATAACTACGCTGACAGTTATGCGATCGGCGTCGGTCACTTATCCGATCGTCTGGCTGGTGGCGCTCCTATTGCTGCGAAATTTCCTGGTAACCCGTGGGGTATGACGACGGCTGAACGACAAGAGCTTCAGAAACGTCTGAATGCGCTTGGTTTCAAAGCCGGACGCCCAGATGGTGTGATCGGGGAAATGGGACGCGCAGCGATCAGGTCCTATGAAACGGCACGTGGTGTTCCGGTTACGGGAGTTCCCAGCCGGGACTTGCTGGTGGCACTTCGCTAG
- the argH gene encoding argininosuccinate lyase yields the protein MSDDSKSANAMWGGRFSAGPDAIMEAINASIGYDQRMARQDIDGSRAHSSMLAAVGVITKEDASAIHDGLSQVLTEIEDGKFAFSTALEDIHMNVEARLKEIVGEPAGRLHTARSRNDQVATDFRLWVRDQMDAAIDGLEALIRALLGQAEAGADWVMPGFTHLQTAQPVTWGHHMMAYVEMFARDMSRFHDARARMNECPLGSAALAGTSFPIDRYMTAQALGFDRPTANSLDAVADRDFALEFLSSATICAMHLSRFAEELVIWSSAQFRFVRMSDKWSTGSSIMPQKRNPDAAELIRAKIGRIMGANIGLMTVMKGLPLAYSKDMQEDKEQVFDAADNLMLALAAMTGMVSDMAANTDALEAAASSGFSTATDLADWLVRALNMPFRDAHHVTGSLVAMAEGRGCDLPDLSLADMQSVHDAITEEVFGVLGVHNSVASRTSYGGTAPSEVRKQIARWKEKLA from the coding sequence ATGAGTGACGACAGCAAATCCGCAAACGCTATGTGGGGTGGCCGCTTTTCCGCAGGCCCCGATGCAATCATGGAAGCGATCAACGCCTCGATCGGCTATGATCAGCGCATGGCGCGGCAGGACATCGACGGCTCGCGTGCGCATTCCTCGATGCTGGCGGCAGTTGGTGTCATCACAAAAGAAGACGCCAGTGCGATCCACGACGGTCTGTCGCAAGTCCTGACCGAGATCGAGGATGGAAAATTCGCGTTCTCAACCGCGCTGGAAGACATCCACATGAACGTCGAGGCCCGGTTGAAAGAGATCGTCGGCGAACCCGCAGGCCGCTTGCACACGGCCCGATCACGCAACGATCAGGTCGCCACCGATTTCCGCCTGTGGGTGCGTGATCAAATGGACGCGGCGATTGACGGGTTGGAGGCGCTCATTCGCGCGCTTTTGGGTCAGGCCGAAGCTGGCGCTGACTGGGTCATGCCCGGCTTCACCCATCTGCAAACCGCGCAGCCCGTGACGTGGGGCCACCACATGATGGCCTATGTCGAGATGTTCGCGCGCGACATGTCCCGTTTTCACGACGCGCGTGCCCGGATGAACGAATGCCCGCTTGGGTCCGCCGCGCTGGCCGGCACATCCTTCCCGATCGACCGCTACATGACCGCGCAAGCTCTGGGCTTTGACCGCCCCACCGCCAATTCACTGGACGCCGTGGCTGACCGCGATTTCGCGCTGGAATTCCTCTCCTCTGCCACGATCTGCGCCATGCATCTGTCGCGTTTTGCCGAAGAGCTGGTGATCTGGTCCTCGGCCCAGTTCCGGTTCGTCCGCATGTCGGACAAGTGGTCGACGGGATCGTCGATCATGCCGCAGAAACGCAACCCCGACGCCGCCGAGCTGATCCGCGCCAAGATCGGCCGGATCATGGGGGCGAATATCGGGTTGATGACCGTGATGAAGGGACTTCCGCTGGCCTATTCCAAGGACATGCAGGAAGACAAGGAGCAGGTGTTTGACGCCGCCGATAACCTGATGTTGGCGTTGGCTGCGATGACCGGGATGGTGTCGGACATGGCTGCCAATACGGACGCGCTTGAAGCTGCGGCGTCGTCCGGCTTCTCGACCGCCACAGACCTTGCCGACTGGCTGGTGCGCGCGCTGAACATGCCGTTCCGCGACGCCCATCACGTGACCGGTTCGCTGGTCGCCATGGCCGAGGGTCGCGGTTGCGACCTGCCCGATCTGTCACTGGCCGACATGCAATCGGTCCACGATGCGATCACCGAAGAGGTGTTCGGCGTGTTGGGCGTCCACAATTCTGTCGCAAGTCGCACGTCTTACGGCGGTACGGCCCCATCCGAGGTTCGCAAACAAATCGCCCGCTGGAAGGAGAAACTGGCATGA
- the lysA gene encoding diaminopimelate decarboxylase encodes MDHFLYRDGILHAEDVAIPEIAAQVGTPFYVYSAATLRRHIGLFTEALDWADHLVCFAVKSNSNLAVLKLLGDMGAGMDVVSGGEYRRARAAGVPGDRIVFSGVGKTRDEMRLALTEGIRQFNLESEPEMRVLSQVATEMGVVAPVTVRVNPDVDAKTHAKISTGKSENKFGIPIARARDVYAEIATLPGLKAVGIDVHIGSQLIELEPFRQAYQKVAELTEALRDDGHDITRLDLGGGLGIPYQRSNTAPPLPIEYGQMVRETVGHLDCEIEIEPGRLVSGNAGLMVTSVIYVKEGEGQDFLIVDAAMNDLLRPAMYEAHHDIVPVIEAKPGLNKARYDIVGPICETGDTFAKGRDLDTLQPDDLIAFRSAGAYGAVMASEYNSRPLIPEVLVMGDQFEVIRARPTYEDMLGRDTIPVWL; translated from the coding sequence ATGGACCATTTCCTTTACCGCGACGGCATCCTGCACGCCGAAGATGTGGCCATCCCCGAGATCGCCGCGCAGGTCGGCACGCCCTTCTATGTATATTCCGCCGCCACCCTGCGACGCCATATCGGCCTGTTTACCGAAGCATTGGACTGGGCCGATCATCTGGTGTGCTTCGCAGTCAAATCCAACTCGAACCTTGCCGTTCTGAAACTGCTGGGCGACATGGGCGCCGGCATGGACGTGGTGTCGGGCGGGGAATACCGCCGCGCGCGCGCCGCTGGAGTGCCCGGGGATCGGATCGTCTTTTCCGGCGTCGGCAAGACGCGCGATGAAATGCGGCTGGCCCTGACCGAAGGCATCCGACAGTTCAACCTGGAAAGCGAACCGGAAATGCGGGTGTTGTCGCAAGTGGCGACCGAGATGGGCGTGGTGGCCCCCGTCACCGTGCGCGTAAACCCGGATGTGGACGCCAAGACCCATGCCAAAATCTCGACCGGGAAGTCTGAAAACAAATTTGGCATTCCGATTGCCCGCGCCCGCGACGTCTATGCCGAGATTGCCACCCTGCCCGGCTTGAAGGCCGTCGGCATCGACGTGCATATCGGCTCGCAGCTGATTGAGCTTGAGCCATTCCGGCAAGCTTATCAAAAAGTCGCCGAACTGACCGAGGCGCTGCGCGACGACGGCCACGACATTACGCGGCTCGATCTGGGCGGCGGGCTTGGCATTCCTTACCAACGGTCAAACACCGCCCCGCCCCTGCCTATCGAGTACGGCCAGATGGTGCGCGAAACCGTTGGCCACCTTGACTGTGAGATCGAGATCGAGCCGGGTCGGTTGGTGTCAGGTAATGCCGGGCTGATGGTCACTTCAGTCATTTACGTCAAAGAAGGCGAAGGCCAAGACTTTCTGATCGTAGATGCCGCGATGAATGATCTTTTGCGGCCCGCAATGTATGAAGCACACCATGATATTGTGCCGGTCATCGAAGCAAAGCCCGGCTTGAACAAAGCACGCTATGACATCGTGGGACCAATTTGCGAAACCGGTGACACCTTTGCCAAGGGTCGCGATCTGGACACATTGCAACCCGATGACCTGATCGCTTTCCGGTCGGCGGGGGCTTATGGTGCAGTGATGGCATCAGAGTATAACTCCCGCCCTCTGATCCCCGAGGTTTTGGTAATGGGTGATCAATTTGAAGTCATCCGGGCCCGACCCACCTATGAAGACATGCTGGGACGGGATACCATCCCTGTATGGCTGTGA